One window of the Dehalococcoidia bacterium genome contains the following:
- a CDS encoding TIGR03936 family radical SAM-associated protein, with protein MQRLRVIFSRGEELKYLSHLDVMRLWERALRRAGLPLSYSQGFSPHPRISIAAPLPLGVTGEKELMDIVFQRRVSPYSVQKNLAEQLPSGMDIIGVTQVSPDAPSLQSQVRRAEYRVEIETDKPGAAISDSIDSLLSKTELPWRHKRDNEVRSYDLRKLVERVWLVESRGTICVLGMCLRTDGSASGRAEQVLLALGFTGQPRSICRTRLYLAGE; from the coding sequence ATGCAGAGGCTGCGGGTCATCTTCTCTCGCGGGGAGGAATTGAAATATCTGTCTCATCTGGATGTGATGCGGTTGTGGGAGCGGGCACTGCGCCGCGCCGGATTGCCTCTTTCATACTCCCAGGGTTTCAGCCCTCATCCCAGGATATCAATAGCGGCGCCTCTGCCGCTGGGCGTCACGGGCGAAAAAGAATTGATGGATATCGTTTTCCAGCGCAGGGTTTCACCTTATTCGGTGCAGAAAAATCTGGCTGAACAACTGCCGTCAGGGATGGATATCATCGGCGTGACCCAGGTGTCCCCCGACGCTCCATCGCTGCAGTCTCAGGTGCGCCGAGCCGAGTATCGCGTGGAGATAGAAACCGATAAGCCCGGCGCAGCGATCAGTGATTCCATCGATTCGCTCCTATCGAAAACGGAGCTGCCGTGGCGGCATAAACGCGACAACGAGGTGCGCAGCTACGACCTGCGCAAGCTGGTGGAGCGGGTATGGCTGGTCGAGTCGCGCGGGACGATATGTGTCCTCGGCATGTGCCTGCGAACCGATGGTTCCGCTTCAGGCAGGGCGGAGCAGGTGCTACTGGCGCTGGGTTTCACGGGGCAGCCCAGATCAATATGCCGCACCAGGCTTTATCTGGCGGGT